The Roseofilum reptotaenium CS-1145 genome includes a region encoding these proteins:
- the holA gene encoding DNA polymerase III subunit delta has protein sequence MPIYVYWGDDEFAMQQGVKQLRDRLLDPNWISFNYTEVLPDQPGSVMEALNEAMTPPFGSGNRLVWLVNTGLFQQASGSLLAELERTLPVLLTSSVLLLTVAGKLDQRLKVTKLMQKYAEFREFSLIPPWKTDLLLQRVEEVASQQGVKLTKRGAEVLSQSVGNDTRRLVNELQKLVLYHPDGEVLNDQDVEQLVVSNTQTSLELAQAIAKGQVDRSLTLIEGLLHRNEPALRIVATLVGQFRTWLWVKLMVESGERDDRQIAQAAEVANPKRVYFLKQQVRSLPFASLQRTLPLLLSLEWGLKQGRAEREILQTHIIQICQLYRKS, from the coding sequence ATGCCAATTTATGTGTATTGGGGAGATGATGAGTTTGCTATGCAGCAGGGGGTTAAGCAGTTACGCGATCGCCTCCTCGATCCCAATTGGATTTCGTTTAATTATACTGAGGTCTTACCGGATCAGCCGGGGAGTGTTATGGAAGCTTTAAACGAAGCGATGACTCCTCCATTTGGTTCTGGAAATCGGTTGGTTTGGTTGGTGAATACAGGTCTATTTCAGCAGGCATCTGGTAGTCTATTGGCTGAGTTAGAGCGGACTTTACCGGTTCTGTTAACCTCATCAGTGCTATTACTAACGGTAGCCGGAAAACTCGATCAACGATTGAAAGTGACGAAGCTGATGCAAAAGTATGCTGAATTCCGGGAATTTTCTTTAATTCCACCTTGGAAGACTGATTTACTCTTGCAACGGGTTGAGGAAGTGGCGAGTCAACAGGGGGTGAAATTAACCAAACGAGGAGCGGAAGTTTTGAGTCAGTCTGTAGGTAATGATACTCGTCGGTTGGTAAATGAGTTGCAGAAGTTGGTGTTATATCATCCAGATGGTGAGGTTTTGAATGACCAGGATGTGGAGCAGTTGGTGGTCTCCAATACGCAAACGAGTTTAGAATTGGCGCAGGCGATCGCTAAAGGCCAGGTAGATCGGAGTTTAACTTTGATTGAGGGTTTATTACACAGAAATGAACCCGCTTTAAGGATTGTTGCTACCTTAGTGGGTCAGTTTCGCACGTGGTTATGGGTTAAATTGATGGTTGAGAGCGGAGAACGTGATGATCGCCAAATTGCCCAAGCTGCTGAGGTTGCTAATCCTAAACGGGTGTATTTTCTCAAACAACAGGTGCGATCGCTCCCTTTTGCCTCATTACAGCGCACTCTACCTCTCTTGCTTTCCCTAGAGTGGGGACTCAAGCAAGGAAGAGCTGAACGGGAAATTCTCCAGACTCACATTATCCAAATCTGTCAGCTATATCGGAAATCTTGA
- a CDS encoding NAD-dependent epimerase/dehydratase family protein, whose product MSIAIITGSAGLIGSEASKFFAEKGLEIVGIDNDMRRVFFGDDASTTWNRQRLESSLGKQYKHLDLDIRDQEAITKLFQDYSKDIALIVHTAAQPSHDWAARDPHMDFTVNANGTLNLLQATRDFAPKAPFIFTSTNKVYGDTPNRLPLLEQETRWEIDPEHTYHTGIREDMSIDQTTHSLFGASKVAADVLVQEYGRYFQIPTACFRGGCLTGPNHSGTQLHGFLAYLMKCTVTGKPYTVFGYKGKQVRDNIHSADLINAFDAFFQAPRVAEVYNTGGGRYSNCSMLEAIKICQEITGKALNWTYSETNRIGDHIWWISDNAKFANHYPNWKHQYDVPQILREIYEFNQERWEKETV is encoded by the coding sequence ATGAGTATCGCGATTATCACAGGTTCTGCCGGTTTAATCGGCTCCGAAGCCTCTAAATTCTTTGCCGAGAAAGGCTTGGAAATCGTCGGTATTGACAATGATATGCGACGGGTGTTCTTTGGAGATGATGCCTCGACCACTTGGAACCGCCAAAGATTAGAGAGTTCTTTAGGGAAGCAATACAAACATTTAGATTTAGATATTCGCGACCAAGAGGCGATCACCAAACTCTTCCAAGACTACAGTAAAGATATTGCCCTCATTGTCCATACCGCCGCCCAACCCTCCCACGACTGGGCCGCTCGCGATCCCCACATGGACTTTACCGTAAACGCTAACGGAACTCTAAATTTACTCCAAGCTACCCGTGACTTTGCCCCGAAAGCACCCTTTATCTTCACTTCTACCAACAAGGTTTATGGAGATACTCCCAACCGTCTGCCCCTCCTTGAACAAGAAACTCGATGGGAAATTGACCCCGAACATACCTATCACACCGGTATTCGGGAAGATATGTCCATTGACCAAACAACCCATAGTTTATTTGGTGCGTCTAAAGTCGCTGCTGATGTGTTGGTGCAAGAATACGGTCGCTATTTCCAGATTCCTACCGCCTGTTTTCGCGGTGGATGCCTCACTGGGCCTAACCATTCCGGAACCCAACTGCACGGGTTTCTGGCATATTTGATGAAATGTACGGTTACTGGCAAACCCTATACCGTCTTTGGCTACAAGGGTAAGCAAGTTCGGGATAATATCCATAGTGCAGACTTAATTAACGCCTTTGATGCCTTCTTCCAAGCGCCACGGGTTGCCGAAGTTTACAATACCGGCGGCGGGCGCTATAGCAATTGCTCCATGCTCGAAGCGATTAAAATTTGTCAGGAAATTACGGGTAAAGCATTAAATTGGACGTATTCTGAAACCAATCGCATTGGCGATCATATTTGGTGGATTAGTGATAATGCTAAATTTGCCAACCACTATCCCAACTGGAAACACCAGTATGATGTCCCTCAAATCTTGCGGGAAATTTATGAGTTTAATCAAGAGCGCTGGGAAAAGGAGACTGTCTAA
- a CDS encoding sugar transferase: protein MSDNLPQTPYKTHKSPHNHVDLRVPTIVGLRRGLIVAWLRILAFLCLDTVMIALAWKSAKVIVERVDWLKHVPSFHLLAYTPEQPGFLFPILWITLGMIATGGLYGDRRSRRQFSTLLRSITFAQGVLIVIAFIYQPGLIISRSMFFLSWLFVILYVGIGRLVAEATITNLRRHGRVPRRIFLIGNPKDTLIAKIALKLDSNREFAIAGQLDLSLQKTTNQWSHILEEIQSLDVGEVFFCSWNVVGNIMPLYWSLKNAGIALRIVPIGLEVPHHNPQIEMIGGMPSIQFQPPGLLGSDFWLKRAFDLVISSLILLLGSPLFITLAIAIKLDSPGPIFFKQTRMGLKGRHFKVWKYRTMVVNADDLMKELEAKNEIKGGVLFKMKDDPRITRVGKFLRRYSLDELPQIVNVLIGEMSLVGPRPLPLRDIEGFAEHHFMRHNVLPGITGLWQVSGRSDITNFEDAFKLDMSYINNWSLALDFEILLKTVQVVLGRRGAY, encoded by the coding sequence ATGTCAGATAATCTGCCCCAAACCCCTTACAAAACCCATAAATCACCCCATAATCATGTTGATTTGCGGGTTCCCACCATTGTAGGTCTGCGACGAGGACTGATCGTTGCTTGGCTGAGAATTCTAGCCTTTCTGTGCTTAGATACAGTGATGATTGCCTTGGCTTGGAAGAGTGCTAAGGTTATTGTTGAACGGGTTGATTGGTTAAAGCATGTTCCCTCTTTTCACTTATTAGCTTATACTCCAGAGCAACCTGGATTTTTGTTTCCGATTTTATGGATTACCCTAGGGATGATCGCAACGGGAGGATTATATGGCGATCGCCGCAGTCGTCGTCAATTTAGCACTTTACTTAGAAGTATTACCTTCGCTCAAGGCGTTTTAATTGTTATTGCTTTTATCTATCAACCAGGTCTGATTATTTCCCGGTCAATGTTTTTTCTATCCTGGTTATTCGTAATTTTATATGTCGGTATAGGACGGTTAGTTGCTGAAGCTACCATTACCAATCTTCGTCGCCATGGTCGAGTTCCTCGACGAATTTTCCTGATTGGAAATCCCAAAGATACCCTGATTGCCAAAATTGCCTTGAAATTAGATAGTAACAGAGAGTTTGCCATCGCTGGGCAACTAGATTTATCTCTACAGAAAACGACGAATCAGTGGTCTCATATTCTCGAAGAAATTCAATCTCTTGATGTCGGAGAAGTATTTTTCTGTTCATGGAATGTAGTGGGCAATATTATGCCCCTTTACTGGAGTTTGAAAAATGCGGGTATTGCGCTAAGGATTGTGCCGATTGGTCTAGAAGTGCCCCATCACAATCCGCAAATTGAAATGATTGGAGGAATGCCGAGTATTCAATTTCAGCCTCCAGGTTTATTGGGTAGTGATTTTTGGTTAAAGCGGGCATTTGATTTAGTCATATCTTCGCTGATTTTGCTCTTAGGTAGTCCTCTGTTTATTACTTTGGCGATCGCTATTAAACTAGACTCCCCTGGCCCAATCTTCTTTAAGCAAACTCGCATGGGTCTCAAAGGCAGACATTTTAAGGTCTGGAAATACCGCACCATGGTGGTTAATGCCGATGATTTGATGAAGGAACTGGAAGCTAAAAATGAAATTAAAGGTGGTGTTTTATTCAAAATGAAAGATGACCCCCGAATCACCAGAGTAGGTAAATTTTTACGGCGCTATAGCTTAGATGAACTACCACAAATTGTTAATGTTTTAATTGGAGAAATGAGTTTGGTCGGCCCCCGTCCTCTCCCGCTGCGTGATATTGAAGGATTTGCAGAACACCACTTTATGCGCCACAATGTTCTACCTGGCATCACTGGACTTTGGCAAGTTTCAGGGCGGTCAGATATCACAAACTTTGAAGATGCCTTTAAGTTGGATATGTCTTATATCAATAATTGGTCATTAGCTCTTGATTTTGAAATTTTATTGAAAACGGTACAAGTTGTTTTAGGGCGCAGGGGAGCATATTAA
- a CDS encoding DUF4168 domain-containing protein has protein sequence MNHSFNFQVQLRSSGGFCLDCQWIGRTLIASVLSLCGSLAGASTAQAQFNSPVQMANFVQSVLEIELARETTLQNTQGLVPIGNKPVFDCNLEAGTVSNTTGISQDIISHLQSFCSQSQTVLQQHNLSPEEFHKMRVMYGQNPQQYPQITQSFQQLCQNNRYSELQICR, from the coding sequence ATGAATCATTCATTTAATTTTCAAGTTCAACTTCGCTCTTCTGGTGGATTCTGTTTGGATTGCCAATGGATCGGCCGGACGTTAATTGCGAGTGTATTATCTTTATGTGGATCGTTAGCGGGAGCAAGCACTGCACAAGCTCAATTTAATTCTCCCGTACAAATGGCCAATTTTGTGCAATCGGTTTTGGAAATTGAATTGGCTCGGGAAACGACTCTGCAAAATACTCAAGGATTGGTTCCCATAGGAAATAAACCCGTTTTTGATTGTAATCTAGAGGCAGGAACCGTAAGTAATACAACTGGAATCTCCCAAGATATTATTAGTCATTTACAAAGTTTTTGTAGCCAGTCACAAACTGTTTTACAACAGCATAATTTATCCCCAGAAGAGTTTCATAAAATGAGGGTGATGTATGGTCAAAATCCCCAGCAGTATCCTCAAATTACTCAGTCGTTTCAACAATTGTGTCAAAATAACCGATATTCAGAATTACAGATCTGCCGTTAA
- a CDS encoding glycosyltransferase family 4 protein, producing the protein MSQRVAFLTHFIAPYRLPLYQSLATQLQDLKILVSTPMEPNRPWQSNWGDLNVQVQRKFTLIRTWNHPQGFAETLYVHVPYDTFWVLGSYQPNIVISHELGMRTLQAALYCKWRKKTKFIIWAKCSESTEQGRGKLREMLRRWLIPQADGIVVNGDSGARYIRRFGIPSEKIFRAFQSTDTSNFSGVRLEKSQEEAYRLLFVGQLIERKNMQRFLGELVKWAENYPERSLEFWLVGDGSERSPLETQPVPENLHLKFFGNIAYDQLPELYAQAGMFVFPTLADEWGQVVNEAMASGLPILGSLGSQAVEELCTEGKTGWVFQPDRPSEIYQAIDRALSTSPETLEQMRIQSRKRIESMTPEFVASKFVEAINSVMAR; encoded by the coding sequence ATGAGTCAAAGAGTTGCTTTTCTTACCCACTTTATCGCGCCCTACCGGCTGCCCCTGTATCAGTCTCTTGCCACCCAGTTACAGGACTTAAAAATTTTGGTTTCTACTCCCATGGAACCCAATCGTCCTTGGCAGTCAAACTGGGGGGATCTAAATGTTCAAGTGCAACGAAAATTTACGTTGATTCGCACTTGGAATCACCCCCAAGGGTTCGCAGAAACGTTATATGTTCATGTCCCCTATGATACGTTTTGGGTACTGGGAAGCTATCAGCCAAATATTGTTATTTCCCACGAGCTGGGAATGCGAACGTTGCAAGCGGCTCTGTATTGCAAATGGAGGAAAAAAACTAAGTTTATTATCTGGGCTAAATGTTCAGAGTCTACTGAACAAGGCCGGGGTAAACTGCGGGAAATGTTGCGCCGTTGGCTGATCCCTCAAGCAGATGGTATTGTAGTCAATGGAGATAGTGGCGCCAGATATATCCGCCGATTTGGGATTCCTTCAGAAAAAATTTTTCGAGCCTTTCAATCTACAGATACCTCTAATTTTTCGGGTGTTCGACTGGAAAAAAGCCAGGAAGAAGCCTATCGACTTTTATTTGTGGGTCAGTTAATTGAACGTAAAAATATGCAACGGTTTCTGGGAGAATTGGTAAAATGGGCAGAAAATTATCCAGAGCGATCGCTGGAATTTTGGTTAGTCGGAGATGGCAGTGAGCGATCGCCTCTAGAAACCCAACCTGTACCCGAAAACCTACATCTCAAATTCTTCGGTAACATAGCTTATGACCAACTTCCAGAGCTTTATGCCCAAGCCGGTATGTTTGTTTTTCCGACCTTAGCTGATGAATGGGGGCAAGTGGTGAATGAAGCCATGGCCTCCGGACTCCCTATTCTAGGAAGTTTGGGATCTCAAGCCGTAGAAGAATTATGTACAGAAGGAAAAACCGGTTGGGTATTTCAACCGGATCGCCCCTCAGAAATATATCAGGCCATCGACCGAGCACTCTCTACTTCCCCAGAAACTTTAGAGCAGATGCGAATACAATCTCGAAAAAGAATTGAGAGTATGACTCCAGAATTTGTGGCCTCAAAATTTGTAGAAGCCATAAACTCAGTCATGGCCAGATAA
- a CDS encoding glycosyltransferase family 2 protein: MNCKTIAVLLTCHNRKDKTLESLGSLCSQDLSSDLSLVVYLIDDGSTDGTSEAIAATYPQVKIFRGNGSLFWNGGMRLAFTQAMKDNPDYYLWLNDDTVLYPSALQTLLITHEKLTAQQQEKAIITGSTQDPDSQEWTYGGYRQLGWFYPPFKCKKVLPESEPQPCDLMCGNFVLIPKSVVEVVGNLDPDLTHYAGDWDYGLRAKQKGCSVWVAPGYQGTCARNPKPAPGSTPTLQKGLKNINCPKGLALESVTLQPWEEWKLLMKRHGGMLWPIYSVLPYRKFLLSSVFKSNKK, translated from the coding sequence ATGAATTGTAAAACAATTGCTGTCTTGCTGACTTGCCACAATCGGAAAGACAAAACTTTAGAGAGCTTAGGTTCACTATGTTCTCAAGATTTGTCCTCTGATTTGTCTCTAGTGGTCTATTTAATCGATGATGGAAGTACGGATGGCACTTCAGAGGCGATCGCTGCTACTTATCCGCAAGTGAAGATCTTTAGGGGAAATGGTAGCTTATTTTGGAATGGAGGGATGCGACTGGCTTTTACCCAAGCCATGAAAGATAACCCTGATTATTATTTGTGGCTCAATGACGATACCGTATTATATCCCTCCGCGCTGCAAACCCTATTAATCACTCATGAAAAATTAACAGCCCAACAGCAAGAAAAGGCAATTATTACGGGTTCTACTCAAGACCCCGACAGCCAGGAATGGACTTATGGCGGTTATCGACAACTGGGCTGGTTTTATCCTCCCTTCAAATGCAAAAAAGTCCTTCCTGAATCAGAGCCACAACCATGCGATTTAATGTGTGGTAACTTTGTCCTTATTCCCAAAAGTGTGGTTGAGGTTGTCGGTAATCTTGACCCTGACTTAACCCATTATGCAGGAGACTGGGATTATGGGTTACGGGCCAAACAAAAGGGCTGTAGTGTCTGGGTGGCCCCCGGATACCAAGGAACTTGCGCTCGCAACCCCAAACCTGCTCCTGGAAGCACTCCCACTTTACAAAAAGGATTAAAAAATATTAATTGCCCCAAAGGATTGGCTCTAGAAAGTGTTACACTACAGCCTTGGGAAGAATGGAAACTGTTAATGAAACGCCATGGAGGAATGCTGTGGCCGATTTACTCAGTTCTACCCTATCGCAAATTCTTATTATCTTCTGTTTTTAAATCGAACAAAAAATAA
- a CDS encoding WecB/TagA/CpsF family glycosyltransferase produces MIDTGKRNILGVLVNSIDYEGAVTQIIQAAKEKQGLSVSALAVHGVMTGVLDNTHRFRLNHMDLICPDGQPVRWALNFIHKAGLSDRVYGPNLTLRVCERAAQEGLPIYLYGSRQEVLDAFSRNLGDRYPQLKIAGSQPSRFRQTTTEEKQAIAQTIKDSGAAITLVGLGCPRQEVWAYEYRDSLCMPLLAVGAAFDFHAGLLPQAPPSLQAVGLEWLYRLIQEPKRLWKRYVFLNPYYVWLLSLQILGWRKFDPESTTPPQQELRYG; encoded by the coding sequence ATGATTGATACCGGAAAGCGGAATATTTTGGGCGTTCTCGTCAATAGTATTGATTATGAGGGAGCCGTTACCCAAATTATTCAAGCCGCAAAAGAAAAACAAGGACTATCGGTTTCTGCCCTAGCTGTTCACGGGGTGATGACGGGAGTTCTCGATAACACCCACCGCTTCCGACTCAATCATATGGATTTAATTTGTCCCGATGGGCAACCCGTGCGTTGGGCGTTGAATTTTATTCACAAAGCGGGATTATCTGACCGGGTATACGGCCCCAATTTAACCCTGAGGGTATGCGAGCGAGCAGCTCAGGAGGGGCTACCCATTTATCTGTACGGGTCGCGGCAAGAAGTTTTAGATGCTTTTTCTCGAAATTTAGGCGATCGCTATCCTCAGCTCAAAATCGCTGGCTCTCAGCCCTCTCGCTTCCGGCAAACGACTACAGAAGAAAAACAGGCAATTGCCCAAACCATAAAAGATAGTGGAGCTGCCATTACCTTAGTCGGTTTAGGATGCCCCCGCCAAGAAGTTTGGGCTTATGAATACCGTGATAGTCTTTGCATGCCTCTTTTAGCTGTAGGTGCAGCATTTGATTTCCATGCGGGACTCTTACCTCAAGCTCCACCCTCCTTGCAAGCCGTAGGTTTAGAATGGCTCTATCGCCTTATTCAAGAACCCAAACGACTCTGGAAACGCTATGTTTTCCTCAATCCCTATTATGTTTGGCTGTTAAGTTTACAAATTTTGGGCTGGCGTAAATTCGATCCAGAGAGTACAACACCCCCACAACAAGAATTACGGTATGGTTAA
- a CDS encoding glycosyltransferase family 39 protein, which yields MKNKIKLGIIILLILGVFFRFYHLDYKIYWLDETFTALRVSGYSAPQLVEVIPKNQILTIQDIQRYYHPSPDRPFSDVAQALANNAEHPPLYFVMLRFWREWFGSSVAVTRSLSALISLLVFPCVYWLSLELFPSSKTGLMAMGLLAISPFQVLYAQEARQYSLFAVVTLLSSAALLRAIRLQNQSPTSIKQNGYSWDIYAVSIVLGLYSHLLFALVLFSHGIYCLWLERWRWTKIVKRYIIANIMGWVAFIPWIVVIIQKLISVLQKRLNTIETIQNTDILQANILQSQSGKPPLSVYLQSWLVNTARQFVDFGWSSATSSLTMKLSLPLLLSIVVLVIYALYFTQKTTDRKTFLFVITIVFIPWLILAISDLIFGSTRSNLQRYLIPSSLGMQIAVAYLFSVQMTSRKRYPVNPWKLITLVCFILGIVSCGLSSQSQDWWNKRPDSHSLEVTAMVNSSPNALLMTRSYTAMHLGSLSYRLDPNIKVWLIDESSIKIPKGYEELLLYDPSKEMIQQIQSVYELNLEPVSKSKNRRTDLNWLWRLNLV from the coding sequence ATGAAAAACAAGATTAAATTAGGAATTATAATCCTTCTAATACTAGGAGTGTTTTTCCGATTTTATCATCTCGACTACAAAATATATTGGCTGGACGAGACCTTCACTGCTCTAAGAGTTTCGGGCTATTCAGCACCGCAATTAGTGGAAGTTATCCCGAAAAATCAAATTCTCACCATACAAGATATTCAAAGATATTATCACCCTAGTCCCGATCGCCCATTTTCAGATGTTGCACAAGCCTTAGCTAATAATGCTGAACATCCCCCCTTATATTTTGTCATGCTTCGCTTTTGGCGTGAATGGTTTGGGAGTTCAGTTGCAGTAACCCGTAGCTTATCAGCACTGATCAGCTTGTTGGTATTCCCTTGTGTTTATTGGTTGAGTCTGGAGTTATTTCCATCTTCCAAAACTGGATTGATGGCAATGGGTTTACTCGCCATTTCTCCCTTTCAAGTCTTATATGCACAAGAAGCCAGACAATATAGCTTATTTGCAGTGGTGACCTTACTCTCTAGTGCTGCTCTGTTAAGAGCCATACGCTTACAAAATCAATCCCCTACCTCAATAAAACAGAATGGGTACAGTTGGGACATTTATGCAGTGAGTATTGTCTTGGGATTGTATAGTCATCTTTTGTTTGCGTTAGTATTATTTTCCCATGGAATTTATTGCTTGTGGTTAGAGCGATGGCGATGGACTAAAATAGTCAAGCGCTATATTATAGCCAACATCATGGGCTGGGTTGCTTTTATTCCCTGGATTGTGGTGATTATTCAGAAGTTAATTAGTGTTTTACAAAAAAGGTTAAATACAATTGAAACTATTCAAAATACAGATATTTTGCAAGCGAACATTTTGCAATCTCAATCTGGGAAACCACCCCTAAGTGTGTATCTACAAAGTTGGTTGGTCAATACCGCTAGGCAGTTTGTTGACTTTGGCTGGAGTTCAGCTACGTCATCTCTGACTATGAAATTATCTCTTCCCCTTCTACTCAGTATCGTTGTTCTAGTTATTTATGCTTTGTACTTTACTCAGAAAACTACAGATAGAAAAACATTTTTATTTGTAATTACGATTGTGTTTATTCCTTGGTTGATTCTGGCAATCTCCGATTTAATTTTTGGATCTACGAGATCGAATCTTCAACGCTATCTTATTCCCTCATCTCTAGGAATGCAAATAGCAGTCGCCTATCTTTTCTCAGTTCAGATGACTTCCCGAAAGCGATATCCAGTTAACCCATGGAAATTGATTACTCTCGTATGCTTTATACTGGGTATTGTATCTTGTGGTTTAAGTTCTCAATCTCAAGATTGGTGGAATAAACGCCCCGATTCTCATAGTTTAGAAGTGACGGCTATGGTCAATAGTAGTCCGAATGCTCTGCTGATGACTAGAAGTTATACAGCCATGCATTTAGGGTCTCTTAGCTATAGACTAGATCCGAACATAAAAGTATGGTTAATAGACGAGAGTTCGATCAAAATCCCCAAAGGATATGAAGAACTCTTGCTCTACGATCCTTCTAAAGAAATGATTCAACAAATTCAGTCAGTTTATGAATTAAATTTAGAGCCAGTCAGTAAAAGCAAAAATCGTCGGACTGATCTCAATTGGTTATGGCGTTTAAATCTGGTTTAA